A genomic window from Excalfactoria chinensis isolate bCotChi1 chromosome 18, bCotChi1.hap2, whole genome shotgun sequence includes:
- the LOC140260370 gene encoding protein MANBAL-like isoform X5: MLKSWRCSCVECKKWIRMTGRGIPSTGIIPEPADRCCGSGRSAFCSLYFRGWLCRAQQQQGREHVHNQQAASVRAVEQQAVCTMAAELHFSPPEIPEPTLMENVLRYGLLFGALFQLLCVLAIILPVSKSPKANLEGFESKTWETEKKPKASAAQLSKKAKKESKKKR, translated from the exons GTGCTCCTGTGTGGAATGCAAGAAATGGATCCGAATGACTGGCAGAGGCATACCATCTACCGGCATTATACCTGAACCAGCAGACAGATGCTGTGGTTCTGGCAG atcagctttctgctcGCTTTATTTCCGTGGCTGGCTTtgtagagcacagcagcagcaaggccgTGAACACGTCCACAACCAG caggcagcctccgtgagagcagtggagcagcaggctgtctgcactatggctgctgaactgcatttctcgCCACCTGAGATCCCTGAGCCCACACTAATGGAGAATGTGCTGCGCTACGGACTCTTGTTTGGAgcccttttccagctcctgtgtgttCTGGCCATCATCCTGCCAGTTTCCAAGTCCCCAAAGGCA AACTTGGAGGGTTTTGAGTCTAAGACTTGGGAGACGGAGAAGAAACCCAAGGcaagtgctgcacagctgagcaagaaagccaagaaggaaagcaaaaagaaacgataa
- the LOC140260593 gene encoding uncharacterized protein: MADANEEQPGMSEDGPKVGHASGRTRSETEERVAVWDAVAAFIREQLLVHKGVWIPTFGSFDIISKEIRTEDRTVTLCWPVFQLASNLIAMHRLRSRRGSLPVDRKVEALKSSQVAAAASVSWKTAQKCIQSTVSLLSSCLQNGENVAVVLKDVGVLLIDGLTFQMKFYYDFLETLSGKENFRRAVRKAPSLLDMGVSRVTPVASLVFSGCLVVFPKFQMELVPKLPPLIRRQSSGSFSGSGKATKVETLPPLTGGKKVRFDKTPTFIRRLSTAIVDGGQLRKIKNRLRRESIACSVLPPIRAVHAAPEQPMSCQLQGQEETDNQEGLGRTRRVKFLDEGGEAEEAQHEGALPELQEDETPDKPSRLALRACDSVTLLRKRVEKSREQWEPQEMAAAASRAESSLPEESSTIRSGFLPPIRKETGSPRRQSPKTEAPSRRKSTPNTH, from the exons ATGGCTGACGCCAACGAGGAGCAACCTGGGATGAGCGAGGACGGTCCCAAGGTGGGCCATGCCTCTGGACGAACACGCAGTGAAACTGAAG AGCGAGTTGCCGTCTGGGATGCGGTGGCCGCCTTCATTcgagagcagctcctggtgcacaAG GGGGTCTGGATTCCCACCTTCGGCTCCTTTGACATCATCTCCAAGGAGATCAGGACGGAGGACAGGACCGTGACCCTGTGCTGGCCCGTGTTTCAACTGGCCAGCAACCTCATTGCTATGCACCGCCTCAGGTCCCGCAGGGGGTCCCTGCCAG TTGACAGGAAGGTGGAGGCCctgaagagcagccaggtgGCCGCAGCCGCCTCCGTGAGCTGgaagacagcacagaagtgcatcCAAAGCACCGTGtcgctgctctccagctgcctgcagaatggggagaACGTGGCTGTGGTTCTTAAGGATGTTGGAGTGCTGCTCATTGACGGGCTGACCTTCCAAATGAAGTTTTATTATGACTTCCTCGAGACGCTGTCGGGGAaagagaacttcaggagagccgTCCGCAAG GCCCCCTCGCTGCTGGACATGGGGGTGTCCCGTGTGACACCGGTGGCTTCCCTGGTGTTCTCTGGATGCCTTGTTGTCTTTCCCAA GTTTCAAATGGAGTTGGTCCCCAAACTGCCGCCCCTGATACGCCGCCAGTCCTCCGGGAGCTTCTCTGGGTCAGGGAAAGCAACCAAAGTAGAGACTTTGCCACCTCTTACTGGGGGCAAGAAAG TAAGATTTGACAAGACTCCAACCTTCATCAGACGCCTGAGCACTGCAATTGTTGATGGAGGGCAGTTGCGAAAGATAAAGAACAGACTGCGGAGGGAGAGCATTGCCTGCAG tgttctgccacccatccgggcagtgcatgcagccccagagcagccgatgagctgccagctgcagggccaggaggaAACGGATAACCAAGAAGGGCTGGGCCGAACAAGACGGGTCAAGTTCCTCGATGaaggaggagaagcagaggaagcccAGCATGAGGGTGCGCTGCCCGAACTGCAGGAAGATGAGACCCCAGACAAACCATCCAGGCTGGCGCTTCGGGCATGCGACTCGGTGACACTTTTGAGGAAGAGggttgagaagagcagggaacaGTGGGAAC CgcaagagatggcagcagcagcatctcgtGCTGAGTCCAGCCTACCCGAGGAGTCCTCAACCATCAGATCTGGATTTCTACCTCCCATAAGGAAAGAAACGGGGTCTCCCAGACGTCAGTCTCCAAAGACCGAAGCCCCATCCCGCAGGAAGAGCACACCCAACACACACTGA
- the LOC140260370 gene encoding uncharacterized protein isoform X4, with product MELNPAGDQSRVVSPRGWCWGLSSSTSLLMTSLRASSAPSGQRVSGCEMQLGFRRAVWSCVWSCHCKVGVPYCKCALKQCWLSMAHSSVFNRSAFCSLYFRGWLCRAQQQQGREHVHNQAASVRAVEQQAVCTMAAELHFSPPEIPEPTLMENVLRYGLLFGALFQLLCVLAIILPVSKSPKANLEGFESKTWETEKKPKASAAQLSKKAKKESKKKR from the exons atggagttaaatccagctggtgaccagtcacgagtggtgtcccccaggggttggtgctggggcctgtcctcttcaacatctttattgatgacctcgtTGAGagcatcgagtgcaccctca GGGCAGCGCGTGAGtggctgtgaaatgcaattgggcttcaggagagcagtctgGAGCTGCGTCTGGAGCTGCCATTGTAAGGTAGGTGTGCCTTACTGTAAGTGTGCTCTGAAGCAGTGTTGGTTAAGCATGGCTCACTCCTCTGTCTTCAAcagatcagctttctgctcGCTTTATTTCCGTGGCTGGCTTtgtagagcacagcagcagcaaggccgTGAACACGTCCACAACCAG gcagcctccgtgagagcagtggagcagcaggctgtctgcactatggctgctgaactgcatttctcgCCACCTGAGATCCCTGAGCCCACACTAATGGAGAATGTGCTGCGCTACGGACTCTTGTTTGGAgcccttttccagctcctgtgtgttCTGGCCATCATCCTGCCAGTTTCCAAGTCCCCAAAGGCA AACTTGGAGGGTTTTGAGTCTAAGACTTGGGAGACGGAGAAGAAACCCAAGGcaagtgctgcacagctgagcaagaaagccaagaaggaaagcaaaaagaaacgataa
- the LOC140260370 gene encoding protein MANBAL-like isoform X6, translating into MTGRGIPSTGIIPEPADRCCGSGRSAFCSLYFRGWLCRAQQQQGREHVHNQQAASVRAVEQQAVCTMAAELHFSPPEIPEPTLMENVLRYGLLFGALFQLLCVLAIILPVSKSPKANLEGFESKTWETEKKPKASAAQLSKKAKKESKKKR; encoded by the exons ATGACTGGCAGAGGCATACCATCTACCGGCATTATACCTGAACCAGCAGACAGATGCTGTGGTTCTGGCAG atcagctttctgctcGCTTTATTTCCGTGGCTGGCTTtgtagagcacagcagcagcaaggccgTGAACACGTCCACAACCAG caggcagcctccgtgagagcagtggagcagcaggctgtctgcactatggctgctgaactgcatttctcgCCACCTGAGATCCCTGAGCCCACACTAATGGAGAATGTGCTGCGCTACGGACTCTTGTTTGGAgcccttttccagctcctgtgtgttCTGGCCATCATCCTGCCAGTTTCCAAGTCCCCAAAGGCA AACTTGGAGGGTTTTGAGTCTAAGACTTGGGAGACGGAGAAGAAACCCAAGGcaagtgctgcacagctgagcaagaaagccaagaaggaaagcaaaaagaaacgataa
- the LOC140260370 gene encoding uncharacterized protein isoform X3 translates to MELNPAGDQSRVVSPRGWCWGLSSSTSLLMTSLRASSAPSGQRVSGCEMQLGFRRAVWSCVWSCHCKVGVPYCKCALKQCWLSMAHSSVFNRSAFCSLYFRGWLCRAQQQQGREHVHNQQAASVRAVEQQAVCTMAAELHFSPPEIPEPTLMENVLRYGLLFGALFQLLCVLAIILPVSKSPKANLEGFESKTWETEKKPKASAAQLSKKAKKESKKKR, encoded by the exons atggagttaaatccagctggtgaccagtcacgagtggtgtcccccaggggttggtgctggggcctgtcctcttcaacatctttattgatgacctcgtTGAGagcatcgagtgcaccctca GGGCAGCGCGTGAGtggctgtgaaatgcaattgggcttcaggagagcagtctgGAGCTGCGTCTGGAGCTGCCATTGTAAGGTAGGTGTGCCTTACTGTAAGTGTGCTCTGAAGCAGTGTTGGTTAAGCATGGCTCACTCCTCTGTCTTCAAcagatcagctttctgctcGCTTTATTTCCGTGGCTGGCTTtgtagagcacagcagcagcaaggccgTGAACACGTCCACAACCAG caggcagcctccgtgagagcagtggagcagcaggctgtctgcactatggctgctgaactgcatttctcgCCACCTGAGATCCCTGAGCCCACACTAATGGAGAATGTGCTGCGCTACGGACTCTTGTTTGGAgcccttttccagctcctgtgtgttCTGGCCATCATCCTGCCAGTTTCCAAGTCCCCAAAGGCA AACTTGGAGGGTTTTGAGTCTAAGACTTGGGAGACGGAGAAGAAACCCAAGGcaagtgctgcacagctgagcaagaaagccaagaaggaaagcaaaaagaaacgataa